In Bacteroidota bacterium, one DNA window encodes the following:
- the hutH gene encoding histidine ammonia-lyase produces MLLLDGNSLLIADVERVARREITEIALSDASRVRVRASRALVEEWVEHGEVIYGVTTGFGEFANVVIPRADIESLQQNLLRSHSAGTGTPLVPEVVRAMLLLRANALAKGYSGVREVVIEQLLAFLRHDILPVIPSRGSVGSSGDLAPLSHLALALTGEGDVTVGERTMPASEALTKFGIEPLRLGAKEGLALINGTQMMSALGSLSLMKAQRLADLADIAASMSFEALRATDKAFNAGLSDARPHTGQRFVAEHMLRLTADSEIRTSHLENDSRVQDAYSLRCIPQVHGAVRDTIAFVERILSTEINSATDNPLIIPEERMHLEGGNFHGEPVAMPLDYLAICLSELANISERRTERLVNGALNFGLPRFLTEHGGLHSGLMIAQYTAAALVSENKVLAHPASVDSIPTSANQEDHNSMGSVAALKLQSVVDNVETVIAIEMLAAAQGIDFLAPLKPGTGSGAAYSAVRSVVPHLGEDRNTSIDIAAVKRLIAQPSFVKSVDR; encoded by the coding sequence GTGCTACTTCTTGACGGCAACAGCCTTTTGATCGCCGACGTCGAACGCGTCGCCAGACGCGAGATCACCGAAATTGCTCTTTCCGACGCATCCCGAGTCCGTGTGCGGGCATCGCGTGCACTTGTCGAAGAATGGGTTGAACACGGCGAAGTCATTTACGGGGTTACGACCGGGTTCGGCGAATTTGCCAACGTCGTCATTCCTCGGGCCGATATCGAATCGCTGCAGCAGAATCTTCTTCGTTCGCATTCTGCAGGTACGGGTACGCCGCTTGTGCCCGAGGTTGTGCGTGCCATGCTGCTTCTGAGGGCAAATGCCTTGGCGAAAGGATATTCGGGCGTACGTGAAGTGGTCATCGAGCAGTTGCTCGCATTCCTGCGCCACGATATTCTACCGGTGATCCCGTCGCGCGGAAGTGTCGGCTCGTCGGGCGATCTTGCACCACTGTCGCATCTCGCGCTTGCGCTCACAGGCGAGGGCGATGTGACGGTCGGAGAGCGTACGATGCCGGCATCCGAAGCACTCACGAAGTTCGGTATCGAACCGCTCCGTCTCGGCGCGAAGGAAGGTCTCGCACTGATTAACGGTACGCAGATGATGTCGGCGCTCGGTTCGCTTTCACTTATGAAGGCACAGCGGTTGGCCGATCTTGCAGATATTGCGGCGTCGATGTCGTTCGAAGCGCTTCGCGCGACGGACAAAGCATTCAATGCAGGGCTCTCCGATGCACGTCCGCACACCGGCCAGCGGTTTGTGGCCGAACACATGCTGCGTCTGACGGCGGACAGCGAGATTCGTACCTCGCATCTGGAGAACGATTCGCGAGTGCAGGACGCATATTCCCTGCGCTGCATCCCGCAGGTGCATGGCGCGGTACGAGATACGATCGCATTCGTCGAACGCATCCTGTCGACGGAGATCAACTCGGCGACCGATAATCCGCTGATCATCCCGGAAGAACGCATGCATCTCGAAGGCGGCAACTTCCACGGCGAGCCGGTTGCGATGCCGCTCGATTATCTGGCGATCTGTCTTTCCGAACTTGCGAATATCAGCGAACGCCGTACCGAGCGATTGGTCAACGGTGCACTGAACTTCGGGCTGCCCCGATTCCTTACCGAACACGGAGGGTTACATTCGGGATTGATGATCGCACAGTACACCGCCGCTGCGCTTGTGAGCGAGAACAAAGTACTTGCACATCCTGCGAGCGTCGATTCGATCCCGACGAGCGCGAATCAGGAAGATCACAACTCGATGGGTTCGGTGGCGGCCTTAAAATTACAGTCGGTTGTCGATAACGTCGAGACGGTGATCGCGATCGAAATGCTTGCCGCTGCGCAGGGCATCGACTTCCTTGCACCGCTCAAGCCGGGTACGGGCAGCGGTGCGGCATATTCGGCCGTTCGCTCGGTCGTGCCGCATCTCGGAGAAGATCGTAATACATCGATCGATATTGCCGCTGTCAAGCGGCTCATTGCACAACCGTCGTTCGTGAAGAGCGTGG
- the ygiD gene encoding 4,5-DOPA dioxygenase extradiol, whose product MDRRRFITSMAAGAAVAMTTREMAAQISDIKTERMPVVFMGHGSPMNTLEDNEYTRTWHTIAASIPTPKAILCISAHWLTHGTAVTAMEHPKTIHDFYGFPESLSKFEYPAPGSPEWAAETRKQIHSTDVILDKQEWGLDHGTWSVLAQMYSKANIPVYQLSIDFYKGGQYHYDLGKELRALRERGVLIMGSGNVVHNLRLIRWEGGAYEWATEFDSKVKELLDKGDHQSLIDYKNLGKAAELSVPTPDHYFPLLYTMGAADQKDTHTYFNEGADLGSMSMRCVLWK is encoded by the coding sequence ATGGATCGAAGAAGGTTTATCACAAGCATGGCAGCAGGAGCGGCAGTGGCGATGACGACACGTGAAATGGCGGCACAAATTTCCGATATAAAGACCGAGCGCATGCCTGTGGTATTCATGGGTCACGGAAGCCCGATGAATACGCTTGAGGATAACGAGTACACTCGCACCTGGCACACGATCGCCGCCTCCATCCCGACGCCGAAGGCCATCCTGTGTATTTCCGCACATTGGCTCACGCATGGCACTGCGGTCACCGCAATGGAACACCCGAAAACCATCCACGACTTTTACGGTTTCCCGGAATCGCTCTCGAAGTTCGAATACCCGGCTCCCGGCTCTCCCGAATGGGCCGCAGAAACCCGCAAGCAAATCCATTCGACCGATGTGATCCTCGACAAACAGGAATGGGGTCTCGATCACGGAACATGGTCGGTGCTCGCACAGATGTACTCCAAAGCCAACATCCCGGTGTATCAGCTCTCGATCGATTTTTACAAAGGCGGCCAGTATCACTATGATCTCGGCAAAGAACTGCGCGCACTGCGCGAGCGCGGGGTGCTCATTATGGGCTCGGGGAACGTCGTACATAACCTTCGGCTGATCCGTTGGGAAGGCGGAGCCTACGAGTGGGCAACGGAATTCGACTCCAAAGTAAAAGAACTGCTCGATAAGGGCGATCATCAATCATTAATCGACTATAAAAACCTCGGGAAAGCCGCCGAACTCTCTGTCCCGACACCGGACCACTACTTCCCGCTTCTCTACACGATGGGTGCCGCAGATCAGAAGGATACCCACACCTATTTCAACGAAGGCGCCGACCTCGGTTCGATGTCGATGCGGTGCGTACTCTGGAAATAG
- the atpB gene encoding F0F1 ATP synthase subunit A codes for MKRIYLVAAIVLSLLSGRAFAADEHQNTPATGNAVSTEQHPAAVTAAEGPKAEATATPEKEQTEEEHEADIFTNGKPDAQKIFGLVLEHLHDTYELHFFSAKVPLPILFKDDQGFHFFPSLEALEHSGEYEVKGLHALEEEKKLSQFFKVAPFKRVDGKQMGTFWDFSITANVFWMLMSFVLVLLLAVIAGNKAKKNLVPKGTQNVVETMVVYVRDEIVAPNIEGSWRDRSLPYFLTIFLFIFMMNLLGLVPLTKTPTGAIAVTMALALCTFVLTQIAGIRAMGLGEYLKHFTGGMLDMDLPIAIKIPLIAIMTPIEVIGLFTKPFALMVRLFANMTAGHIVIGALIGLAILFQSVIVGFSVSVPFALFIYLLELLVAFIQAYVFTTLSAVFVGMMAHEHHHEEGEHHAEAAAH; via the coding sequence ATGAAGAGAATTTACCTCGTCGCAGCGATCGTCCTTTCCCTGCTTTCAGGCAGAGCGTTCGCGGCCGACGAGCACCAGAATACCCCTGCCACGGGGAATGCCGTATCGACAGAACAACATCCGGCCGCTGTAACTGCGGCCGAGGGGCCGAAGGCAGAAGCCACGGCCACTCCCGAAAAAGAACAAACCGAAGAAGAGCACGAAGCCGATATCTTCACTAACGGCAAACCCGACGCTCAGAAGATTTTCGGTCTGGTGCTTGAGCACTTGCACGACACCTACGAGTTGCACTTCTTCAGCGCCAAGGTGCCGCTGCCGATCCTTTTCAAGGACGACCAAGGCTTTCATTTCTTCCCGAGCCTCGAAGCACTGGAGCATTCCGGTGAGTACGAAGTAAAGGGCTTGCATGCCCTCGAAGAAGAAAAGAAGCTCTCGCAGTTCTTCAAGGTTGCCCCGTTCAAGCGTGTCGACGGCAAGCAGATGGGCACATTTTGGGATTTTTCGATCACGGCAAACGTCTTTTGGATGCTGATGTCGTTTGTCCTCGTCCTCTTGCTTGCAGTCATCGCCGGCAATAAGGCCAAGAAGAACCTCGTTCCGAAAGGCACTCAGAATGTTGTCGAGACGATGGTCGTCTACGTTCGTGACGAGATCGTCGCCCCGAACATCGAAGGCTCATGGCGCGATCGCTCGCTGCCCTACTTCCTGACAATCTTCCTGTTCATCTTCATGATGAACCTCCTGGGTCTCGTGCCGCTGACAAAGACCCCGACGGGTGCAATTGCCGTCACGATGGCGCTGGCACTCTGCACGTTCGTTCTGACCCAGATCGCGGGTATCCGCGCCATGGGTCTCGGCGAGTATCTGAAGCACTTTACCGGCGGGATGCTGGATATGGACCTTCCGATCGCGATCAAGATCCCGCTGATTGCGATCATGACCCCGATCGAAGTGATCGGCCTGTTCACAAAGCCGTTCGCGCTGATGGTTCGTTTGTTCGCGAACATGACGGCAGGCCATATCGTGATCGGCGCGCTGATCGGCCTCGCGATCTTGTTCCAGTCGGTAATCGTTGGATTTTCGGTGAGCGTGCCGTTCGCACTCTTCATCTATCTGCTAGAGTTGTTAGTCGCATTTATTCAGGCGTACGTCTTTACCACCCTCTCGGCAGTGTTCGTCGGCATGATGGCCCACGAGCATCACCATGAGGAGGGCGAGCACCACGCCGAGGCAGCGGCGCATTAA
- the atpE gene encoding ATP synthase F0 subunit C → MTPSAFAYMAAGLGAALAVVGAGLGIGKLATAALEASGRQPEFAGGIRTTMIIAAALIEGVTLFALVICIILAGK, encoded by the coding sequence ATGACCCCATCCGCATTCGCATATATGGCAGCAGGACTTGGCGCAGCGCTCGCAGTCGTTGGTGCCGGCCTCGGTATCGGTAAGCTCGCTACGGCCGCCCTTGAGGCATCGGGCCGTCAGCCGGAGTTCGCCGGCGGTATCCGTACGACGATGATCATCGCCGCCGCCCTTATCGAAGGTGTCACGCTGTTCGCGCTCGTTATCTGCATTATCCTCGCAGGTAAGTAA
- the atpF gene encoding F0F1 ATP synthase subunit B: MLEINPGLSIWTFIIFGALLLLLSRMAWKPILNSLRTREKAIADSLAKAEQVQLEAERMIAENERQRKINEEEIQRQLREGKEYAERMRAELTAKAQDEARKMLEAAKAQIERDTKTAIAQLRNEAADLAIAAAGKLLDESMDNAKHRQVVEKFISQIPSQQN, translated from the coding sequence ATGCTCGAGATCAATCCGGGATTATCGATCTGGACCTTCATCATTTTCGGCGCCCTCCTGCTGCTCCTGAGCCGCATGGCATGGAAGCCGATCCTCAATTCACTCCGGACCCGCGAGAAAGCCATCGCGGACTCGCTCGCCAAGGCCGAACAGGTCCAACTCGAGGCCGAGCGCATGATTGCAGAGAACGAGCGCCAGCGCAAGATCAACGAAGAAGAGATCCAGCGCCAGTTGCGCGAGGGAAAAGAGTATGCAGAGCGTATGCGTGCCGAGCTCACTGCAAAAGCGCAGGACGAGGCTCGCAAGATGCTCGAAGCCGCCAAGGCTCAGATCGAACGCGATACCAAGACGGCGATCGCCCAGCTTCGCAACGAGGCGGCCGACCTCGCCATTGCCGCTGCCGGCAAACTGCTCGACGAATCGATGGACAATGCGAAGCATCGTCAGGTCGTCGAGAAGTTCATCTCGCAGATCCCCAGCCAGCAGAACTAA
- the atpH gene encoding ATP synthase F1 subunit delta: MDSRISQRYAIALMDIGTQKKVVDTLAKDMAMILDTLHGSSELRSMLSSPVIRPDIKRKVLDEIFGSRVSKDVIVFVDLLIRKGRASLLAGVAEEFQKLLDTDTGVVNADITSASELDEKERNAIVTKLHTMVKLTVRARFHVDASIRGGFVAKVGDTLIDASLQHQLENLREEWKQATFTHVN, translated from the coding sequence ATGGACAGCCGCATCAGCCAACGCTACGCCATCGCTCTGATGGATATCGGCACCCAAAAGAAGGTCGTCGATACCCTCGCGAAGGATATGGCAATGATTCTCGATACGTTGCACGGCTCGTCGGAGCTTCGCTCCATGCTGTCGTCGCCGGTGATCCGCCCGGATATTAAGCGCAAGGTCCTCGACGAGATTTTCGGCTCACGCGTCTCGAAGGATGTCATCGTCTTCGTGGACCTGTTGATTCGCAAAGGCCGTGCCTCGCTGCTGGCGGGCGTCGCAGAAGAATTTCAGAAGCTGCTCGATACCGATACCGGTGTAGTGAACGCCGATATCACCAGCGCAAGCGAGCTCGACGAGAAGGAACGCAATGCCATTGTCACGAAGCTGCATACAATGGTGAAGCTCACGGTACGTGCGCGCTTTCACGTCGATGCGTCGATCCGTGGCGGCTTCGTCGCCAAAGTCGGCGATACGCTCATCGACGCAAGCTTGCAGCACCAGCTCGAGAATCTTCGCGAGGAGTGGAAACAAGCCACCTTCACGCACGTGAACTGA
- a CDS encoding F0F1 ATP synthase subunit alpha encodes MAGVRPDEVSAILRQQLTGFEKEVDIYDVGTVLQVGDGVARVYGLSKVMAGELIEFPNKVYGMALNLEEDNVGAVLFGDETLIKEGDIVKRTGRVASMPVADAMLGRVINPLGIPIDGGAPIPTDKFLPIERKALGVMQRSPVNQPLQTGIKAIDGMIPIGRGQRELIIGDRQTGKTAVAIDTIINQKYTHSEDAKRQGVSPVYCIYVAIGQKASTVALVKAKLEEFGAMEYTTIIAATASDPAPLQFIAPYSGATLGEHFRDTSRHALVVYDDLSKQAAAYRELSLLLRRPPGREAYPGDVFYLHSRLLERASKLSADLGGGSLTALPVIETQAGDVSAYIPTNVISITDGQIYLEPNLFNAGVRPAINVGISVSRVGGNAQIKAMKKVAGTLRLDLAQYRELEAFAKFGSDLDKATQQQLRRGQRLVELLKQGQYVPMPVEEQVVVIYAGTNGYIDDVAIEKVRRFEQELLEFMRLRHKDLLTKIAEVKELSAEVVAGLKDALSTFKGQFKG; translated from the coding sequence ATGGCTGGAGTACGCCCAGATGAGGTAAGCGCAATTTTGCGCCAACAGTTGACCGGATTCGAGAAAGAAGTCGATATCTACGATGTCGGCACCGTGCTGCAAGTCGGCGACGGTGTGGCTCGTGTCTACGGCCTTTCGAAGGTCATGGCCGGCGAACTCATCGAATTCCCGAACAAGGTTTATGGCATGGCGCTCAACCTCGAAGAGGATAACGTCGGTGCCGTTCTCTTCGGCGACGAGACGCTCATCAAGGAAGGCGACATCGTCAAACGTACCGGCCGTGTGGCGTCGATGCCGGTGGCCGATGCGATGCTGGGCCGCGTCATCAATCCGCTCGGTATTCCGATCGACGGCGGCGCGCCGATCCCGACCGACAAGTTCTTGCCGATCGAGCGCAAGGCGCTCGGCGTCATGCAGCGCTCCCCAGTTAACCAGCCGCTTCAGACGGGTATCAAGGCCATCGACGGTATGATCCCGATCGGCCGTGGTCAGCGCGAACTCATCATCGGCGACCGTCAGACGGGCAAGACCGCTGTTGCGATCGACACGATCATCAACCAGAAGTACACACACAGCGAAGACGCAAAGCGCCAGGGGGTTAGCCCGGTGTATTGCATCTACGTCGCCATCGGCCAGAAGGCTTCGACGGTTGCGCTCGTGAAGGCCAAGCTCGAAGAGTTCGGCGCAATGGAGTACACAACCATCATCGCCGCCACGGCTTCCGATCCGGCTCCGCTGCAGTTTATCGCTCCGTATTCGGGCGCAACACTCGGCGAGCACTTCCGCGATACGAGCCGCCACGCGCTCGTAGTGTACGACGATCTTTCCAAGCAGGCCGCGGCCTACCGCGAGCTCTCGCTCTTGCTGCGCCGTCCGCCGGGACGCGAAGCATATCCCGGAGACGTGTTCTATCTCCACAGCCGCTTGCTCGAGCGCGCATCGAAGCTCTCGGCCGATCTCGGCGGTGGTTCGCTCACGGCATTGCCGGTCATCGAGACGCAGGCAGGCGACGTGTCGGCTTACATCCCGACGAACGTGATTTCGATCACCGACGGCCAGATCTATCTCGAGCCGAACCTCTTTAACGCAGGCGTCCGTCCGGCTATTAACGTCGGTATCTCGGTCTCGCGCGTGGGTGGTAATGCTCAGATCAAGGCGATGAAGAAGGTTGCGGGTACGCTCCGACTCGATCTCGCGCAGTACCGCGAGCTCGAAGCGTTCGCGAAGTTCGGCTCCGATCTTGATAAAGCGACCCAGCAGCAGCTGCGTCGCGGTCAGCGCCTCGTCGAGCTTCTGAAGCAGGGGCAGTACGTCCCGATGCCGGTCGAAGAGCAGGTTGTCGTGATTTATGCCGGTACCAACGGCTACATCGACGACGTTGCAATCGAAAAGGTACGCCGCTTCGAGCAGGAATTGCTCGAATTCATGCGCCTGCGGCATAAAGACCTTCTCACGAAGATCGCCGAGGTTAAAGAGCTCAGCGCCGAGGTCGTCGCCGGTCTCAAGGATGCCCTCTCGACCTTCAAAGGTCAGTTCAAGGGATAA
- a CDS encoding GWxTD domain-containing protein translates to MIRFLRQVIGTVVLSQLLVSVGVSQSKDSSLVFPRTETSAATSDDHNHPRLGAIVSAGIGPFSTFDRDGHYHTELHPTLGFDFLAEPDGVLHFLLGGRLGFSDPLFAEASFGMRFPLHENSDRTLSVYTDLSLLFYADTNHAHPPGPGIRAALGARTSGELDLEYRLAGEWRGTKSTSVDGDRTRSLWWVGAEVSVAFSLVGASQLPTRKDSIRAAVQYIATPDEMEQLERVSSRARLDDWLEHFWKRRDPTPDTYLNEARLEYERRVALANESYSRPKRMGVTTDPGRVLVIYGKPSEIESVTSAADEQAEYQMWIYLRRIPAAPIAVFLFRTDMPRGWHQVYSNVPGELTGVYPSGLPERFNRWVQ, encoded by the coding sequence ATGATTCGATTTCTCAGGCAGGTCATCGGCACGGTTGTTCTTTCTCAACTTCTTGTATCCGTCGGCGTTAGCCAGAGTAAAGACTCGAGCCTCGTGTTCCCTCGGACCGAAACATCCGCTGCCACCTCGGACGATCACAATCATCCGAGACTCGGCGCCATTGTAAGTGCCGGAATCGGACCGTTCTCGACGTTCGATCGTGACGGCCACTACCACACCGAGCTGCACCCGACTCTCGGCTTCGACTTCTTAGCCGAACCCGACGGCGTATTGCACTTTCTGCTCGGAGGCCGGCTCGGGTTTTCCGATCCGCTCTTTGCAGAGGCATCGTTCGGGATGCGGTTTCCGTTGCACGAGAATTCGGACCGGACGCTGAGCGTCTATACCGACCTATCGCTGCTCTTCTACGCCGATACGAACCATGCGCATCCGCCCGGACCGGGCATTCGCGCTGCGCTTGGAGCGCGCACAAGCGGCGAGCTCGACCTCGAGTACCGCCTTGCCGGCGAATGGCGCGGTACGAAATCGACTTCGGTCGATGGCGACCGAACCAGAAGCTTGTGGTGGGTCGGCGCCGAAGTATCGGTCGCGTTCTCACTGGTCGGCGCTTCGCAGTTGCCGACACGCAAAGACTCGATACGTGCGGCAGTGCAGTATATCGCGACGCCGGACGAAATGGAGCAGCTTGAACGCGTCTCGTCGCGCGCCAGGCTCGACGACTGGTTAGAACACTTCTGGAAACGACGCGACCCCACGCCGGACACGTACCTCAACGAGGCACGGCTCGAATACGAACGGCGCGTGGCACTCGCAAACGAGAGTTATTCGCGCCCGAAGCGCATGGGCGTGACCACCGACCCCGGGCGAGTGCTCGTGATCTACGGCAAACCGAGTGAGATCGAATCGGTCACGTCGGCAGCCGACGAGCAGGCCGAGTACCAGATGTGGATCTATCTGCGCCGTATTCCGGCTGCGCCGATCGCCGTATTTCTGTTTCGCACCGATATGCCGCGAGGATGGCATCAGGTGTACTCGAACGTCCCCGGCGAACTGACCGGCGTCTATCCGTCGGGATTACCCGAGCGGTTCAATCGATGGGTACAATGA
- the atpG gene encoding ATP synthase F1 subunit gamma, producing the protein MATLREIRRRITGVKAMSKITQAMKLVAAAKLRRAQDAMIAARPYSKALTQLLHDLLSNSGDEIAKSPVLFGRKLEDPSQERVLLLIVSSDRGSAGAFNANIFRFAEARIRDLYAEHKASGRLGIISIGRRSTDYFSKRGYNMVEKHVGVFTKLEFSLVEHLVTKVTDLFNEAEYDRVEIIYNEFKSVIAQRQVADRVLPLLEMQQLIEAQHGRASHDYIYEPDPSDILEVLVPRQLETQIWKALLESNAAEQGARMTAMDSATKNAKDLIHTLQLGYNKARQAAITKEILEIVGGAEALSQG; encoded by the coding sequence ATGGCAACTCTACGAGAGATACGACGCCGCATTACCGGCGTGAAGGCAATGTCGAAGATCACGCAGGCGATGAAGCTCGTCGCCGCAGCGAAACTTCGCCGTGCGCAGGATGCGATGATCGCAGCGCGTCCGTATTCGAAGGCGCTCACACAATTGCTGCACGATCTGCTCTCGAACTCGGGCGACGAGATCGCAAAGTCACCCGTTCTCTTCGGCCGCAAGCTCGAAGATCCGTCGCAGGAGCGCGTACTGTTGCTCATCGTATCGAGCGATCGCGGTTCCGCCGGCGCATTCAACGCCAACATCTTTCGTTTTGCCGAGGCCCGCATCCGCGACCTGTACGCCGAGCACAAAGCATCCGGGCGCCTCGGGATTATCTCGATCGGCCGACGCTCGACCGATTACTTCTCGAAACGCGGTTACAACATGGTCGAGAAGCACGTCGGCGTGTTCACCAAGTTGGAGTTTTCGCTCGTCGAGCATCTGGTTACGAAAGTCACCGATCTCTTCAACGAAGCCGAATACGATCGCGTCGAGATCATCTACAACGAGTTTAAGTCGGTGATCGCACAGCGGCAGGTTGCCGACCGCGTGCTGCCGCTGCTCGAAATGCAGCAGCTCATCGAAGCTCAGCACGGCCGTGCATCGCATGATTATATCTACGAGCCGGATCCGTCCGATATCCTCGAGGTGCTCGTCCCGCGTCAGCTCGAAACGCAGATCTGGAAGGCGCTCCTCGAATCCAACGCCGCTGAACAAGGCGCGCGTATGACAGCAATGGATTCCGCTACCAAGAACGCGAAAGACCTCATCCATACCCTACAGCTCGGCTACAACAAAGCGCGTCAGGCTGCCATCACGAAGGAAATTCTCGAAATCGTCGGTGGTGCCGAAGCGCTCTCCCAAGGGTAA
- a CDS encoding YggS family pyridoxal phosphate-dependent enzyme — MNLRENLLHTEERILHACARSGRKREDVTLVAVTKTHPVEIVREAYDLGLRDFGENRVQEMLSKTESLPSDIRWHLIGLLQSNKAKYIAPFVHMVHSIESVSTARELSKRAEQHARTIEILIEVNVSGEESKSGIAPIHLPSFLVELQTAAPALKVKGLMTVAPYEENPERTRPVFARLRELAAAHSLPHLSMGMTNDFEVAIEEGATLIRVGSALFGERA; from the coding sequence ATGAATCTACGCGAAAATCTCCTGCACACCGAAGAACGCATCCTCCACGCTTGCGCGCGTTCAGGCCGCAAGCGCGAGGATGTGACGCTCGTTGCCGTGACCAAAACGCATCCGGTCGAAATCGTACGCGAAGCATACGACCTCGGCCTTCGCGACTTCGGCGAGAACCGCGTGCAGGAAATGCTCTCCAAGACCGAATCTCTCCCTTCCGATATTCGCTGGCATCTCATCGGCCTACTTCAATCGAACAAGGCCAAGTATATCGCGCCATTCGTGCACATGGTGCATTCGATCGAATCGGTCTCGACAGCGCGCGAACTCTCGAAGCGAGCAGAGCAACATGCACGCACCATAGAAATACTCATCGAAGTGAACGTCAGTGGCGAGGAGTCGAAGTCGGGTATTGCACCCATCCATCTGCCGTCGTTCTTGGTTGAGTTGCAAACAGCGGCGCCGGCACTGAAAGTGAAGGGTCTCATGACCGTCGCGCCATACGAGGAGAATCCCGAACGCACACGCCCCGTCTTTGCGCGCTTGCGCGAGCTTGCCGCCGCGCACTCCCTTCCCCACCTCTCGATGGGGATGACCAACGACTTTGAAGTAGCCATCGAAGAAGGCGCAACGCTCATCCGCGTGGGTAGTGCGCTGTTTGGCGAGCGTGCGTAG
- a CDS encoding DoxX family protein: MTNKYSQWSPLLLRLAVGFGAMAHGWAKLSRGPAGFEKLLTQIGIPFPHFTSWVVTIAELTCGFAILVGAFELVAALVLIVTMLVAMFTVQIHYGFSSVNTIGLTPEGPLFGPPGYEINLLYIASLVSIILTGPGTLSMGSLLRRLFNRTRAADTL, translated from the coding sequence ATGACAAACAAGTATAGTCAATGGTCACCCCTATTATTACGACTCGCCGTCGGCTTCGGAGCGATGGCTCATGGTTGGGCGAAATTGAGTCGGGGGCCGGCAGGCTTTGAAAAACTACTCACGCAGATCGGCATTCCGTTTCCACACTTCACCTCCTGGGTCGTAACGATCGCAGAACTTACGTGCGGATTCGCAATTCTCGTCGGTGCGTTCGAACTTGTCGCAGCACTTGTGCTAATCGTCACCATGCTCGTTGCGATGTTCACCGTGCAAATCCACTACGGTTTCAGTTCGGTGAACACGATCGGATTAACGCCGGAAGGACCGTTATTCGGCCCGCCGGGGTACGAGATCAACCTCCTCTACATCGCGAGTCTCGTTTCGATTATTCTTACCGGTCCGGGTACACTCTCCATGGGTTCGCTGTTGCGAAGGTTGTTCAATCGGACAAGAGCCGCCGACACACTCTAA
- a CDS encoding VOC family protein has product MITGLYETHLFVEDLERSVDFYKNVLGLGQCYYEAARRVAFFWIGTPQEAMLGVWEKPKEAVQPRHFAFRCDLDDVLHRSVDFLNARGLRPYNFLNDGTERPMVFAWMPALSIYFTDPDGHELEFIAILEGNPQPELGIVSYEEWLRAQP; this is encoded by the coding sequence ATGATCACCGGACTGTACGAAACGCACCTCTTTGTCGAAGACCTCGAACGGTCGGTCGATTTCTACAAGAATGTCCTCGGGCTCGGGCAATGCTATTACGAAGCCGCGAGAAGAGTCGCATTCTTTTGGATCGGAACACCACAAGAGGCGATGCTCGGCGTATGGGAGAAACCCAAAGAAGCGGTTCAGCCTCGACACTTCGCCTTCCGATGCGATCTCGATGACGTTCTACACCGATCCGTTGACTTTCTCAACGCACGGGGACTGCGGCCATACAATTTCCTCAACGACGGGACAGAACGCCCGATGGTCTTTGCCTGGATGCCGGCCTTGTCGATCTACTTCACCGATCCCGACGGGCATGAGTTGGAGTTCATTGCGATTCTCGAAGGCAATCCACAACCAGAGTTGGGGATTGTATCTTACGAAGAATGGCTCCGAGCCCAACCCTGA
- a CDS encoding type II toxin-antitoxin system RelE/ParE family toxin, whose amino-acid sequence MRVIWSDLAIRRLEEIRSFIAADAPATAESIVRRLIGSTERLTDFPHAGRVVPEYSAKDIREIIDPPYRILYRVFRERIEIISVIHSRQMLK is encoded by the coding sequence ATGCGAGTCATTTGGTCCGATCTCGCGATTCGCCGCTTGGAAGAGATTCGTTCGTTTATCGCTGCTGATGCTCCGGCAACCGCAGAGAGTATCGTTCGGCGACTAATCGGTTCAACTGAACGATTGACCGATTTTCCTCACGCAGGTAGAGTCGTCCCCGAATATTCTGCCAAAGATATCCGCGAGATCATTGATCCCCCATATCGAATCCTCTATCGCGTGTTCCGCGAGCGTATTGAAATAATCAGTGTCATTCATTCGAGACAGATGCTGAAGTGA